CATCATTTCCCtgcgacatatatatatatatatatatatacttagctccagtttataaaacaaacgaaataaataagatgataactacgtttgtatggagaactgagCTTGCTGTGGACTTTTAAAGGGACAATTCAGCAACATACATATATGACATTGACATTGCTGAATTTTTAATGGACTATGAGGTACAGTTACCGCTAAGCATCATGCAGGCCCTACGCTCGCCTACGTTATAGGATACAGAATCAAACTGAAAGCCAGATGTGTCTGCTTCATACTTACGAGTAATAACTGCAGTAATCATATGTTAATGATGAATTTCCAGGTGGTCCTGGTGTCGGCAGACGAGTACGACGCGCTGTACCGCGCCGACGATCGGCTCGACGAGTACGAACCGCGCGGGGCGCCACGCGGGCCTGCGCGCCTCAAGACCCAGCCGCAGGAGCCCAAGCAGCCGCCTGTGCAGACCATCAGAAACTACAACAAGGTAATAAAGGAACAGTTACTTAAACATTGTATCATATAAATTGTACACGATGATGTTactcttaagagcccggtaactaTTTTAGAgcataaatgtaaaattgatggATTTAGCCGTTGAAATTGTACTCCTTTCGTTACGTAATacctaaataacaagtattggtttctattagcacgtcttctcatcttgccttttattaatgaggtcgcaagcgtgcgtctcCGGTAATATGTGACACGAATTgggagtttttaaaaattcatcaaaaaatatggtggtaaattatacgAAATGATgaataagaacagtttcagcaaatgttgtagattgtttaagtatcaaaattacgttgaaaaaaagtcgattttcagagaaattggcACTTGTTTTgatggagaaaattgatttcgtctaactttcatttacacgacttcaaatttataataacaaaaattttcattattaaagttgaagtataGGATATGtgtaagtaaaacaaaatagtacattacgatacaagtgcgaaaaataggaaattcgaaacgagtggcgataaattaaaacacgaccgaagggagtgttttaaatcgacacgagttgcgaattacctattcgcacatgtatcgtacaacgttttacagtacatatggccctttaaatgttcgacacagtaacgtaatatgctacttctcgcactagtgctataaagtagccccatatgtactgtaataaccatttttagcagtccaaactttacgaaatttacaaataagatcgacaaaatcagtgctttacgcgctaTTACgtcactttctatcaccgcaccgctcgccgtcggcagggtgttcatcctcatacccgaGAGCCTAAaaggtcgcgcactgtgcggtttaagaggaatttcctcccgcggacgctccggctgtggaatgagctccctgccgaggttttcccgagggtatacagtatggggttcttcaaaaaaggagtgtacaggtttttaaagggtcggcaacgcgcatgtaacacctctggagttgcaggcgtctataggctacggtgactgcttaccatcgggcgggccgtatgcttgtttgccaccgacgtggtataaaaaaaagtccaTCAGAAAActaatcattactaattaattgagtcttttttcaaaaaaatatttattaaaacgaaagataacaagacgtacgaatagaaaccagtacttgttatttctaatagttaacaaaagatgtacaatttcatcgactaaatctatcaatttgaaattTCTGCGACTAAAaccgataacggcctcttaagcCCGTTCGCCCACATATATAGTACAATATTTCTGGACTAAGTAGATTTCAAGGATTCGTTCACATTTGTTTAGCGATATACAATGACTAATGCCacttacttaggtacttaaagGTGAAGACTTGTATGAGTTAAATTCTGAATTGTTTTATTACTGATACATGTGAGAAATATCGTGTGAATATGTAAAAACTATGGAGGCTACGTTGCGCAAATTTACAGGCTGGTGCCTCGGGTACTGATCTGGCGCGTCTTAAGGCCGCCTCCAAGCCTGAGTCGGGTGAGTGGTTGCACGCCTTGCCATCCCCTCATCTAGGCACACTGCTGGACAATGATTCCTTAAGGATCGCAGTGGCCTTAAGGTTGGGGTGCAAGGTGTGCATCGCGAACCGTTGCATTTGCGGCGTGATGGTGGAGGAGAACGGCCATCATGGGCTCAGCTGTCAGAGATGCGCCGGTCGTTTCCCCAGGCACCATTCTCTTAACGAAATAGTTCGACGAGCGATGCTCTCGGTAGGTGTTCCGTGCCTCCTGGAACCTCCAGGGCTGTCTCGAACAGACGACAAAGTCCCGACGGGCTGACGCTGGTTCCCTGGCAGAGAGGGTGGTGTCTTATATGAGATGCAACCTATGTGAGTACATTTGCTGCATCCCATGTAGCTCCCTGCTAAGTCGGCAGGCTCAGCGGCAGAGACTGGCGCTAAAAGTAAGCGCCTGAAATACTCTGCCTTGGAAGCCACCTACGACTTCGTGCCCGTCGCCGTCGAGAGAGCCGGGCCCTGGGGGCGGGAGGCGCGTGAGCTCTTCCGAGAGCTTGGCAAGCGACTCAGGGAGAAAGAAAATGACCCCCGTTCTGAGTCATGGCTTGTCCAACAtgtctccatcgccatacagcggggtaACGCTGCTAGTGTGAAGGGACCTTTGGACCCGGCATGGCTCAGAACGGGTTTTAGCTTTTTAagttaaatcattaaaaaaagttatacgaTAGAttagattttatatattttatttttatatttaataaacattgtataattttaatatcaccAGATGTATTTTATCTATAATCTGattgtatgtacatatgtattgatattaattattgttttttgaaTTGGCAGGTAAACGATGACGGCAGCTTTACCTTCGGTTACGAAGCCGCCGACGGCTCCTTCAAGGAAGAGACACGCGGCACCGACTGCGTCGTCCGCGGCAAGTACGGTTACGTGGACCCCGACGGCAACAAACGAGAGTTTACCTATGTCTCTGGCAACCCCTGCGACCCCAACAAGCCCAACGAGGAAGAGGAGCCCGAAGCACCTGCCCCAGACTCCGCGGAACGTGACGACGGCGTGCCTAACTACCCGACCAGGCCCATCCATCGACCGACCACAACTCGACCTACTACGACCTACTTCCAAAACGATTTCAGAGACGCTGACGAGGATGAAGCTGAAGAAGAACCTCTTCAACACATTAGGCAGAGAGTGGTCCAGCGCCCGACACCGAGACGGCCCTCGTATCAGTCTCAGCAGATTGCCATTACTCCGAGACCTGTGCCAGTAACGACTCCACGCGCGCTGCCGCCTGCGACGACATTCCGGCCCCAGTTGGTTCAAGTAACCGCGAAACCTCAGTACAGCCCGGAACCTGAATACTCGCCGTCTCCGATACCTAACTACTCGGCATCACCTGCTCCCGCCGCGTACTCACCTTCTCCAGCTCCTGCTGTGATCACCACGGCTAGACCTAGCTCCGGACAAATCGACTTCGCTGCCGAATTTGCCAAGTTCCATCGTGAGAACCAAATCCAGTCCACAGCGTCAACTGCTACGAATGGTCCTTCGAAAGCTGCTGTCGCTCAAGCTCCTAGTGGTAACCCTCTGTACTCTACCGAACTGGTATATGATCCTTCGAGTGGAAGTTACAACACTCAGTTGTTCCAGTCCCTGCCTCAAACTAAGGGAGGAGAATTGAATCTCAACCAGCGCCTTCAACCTTACGTAGCCCAACCTCAACTGCAGCAGCAAAGACCGTTCATTCCTTCACCTCAACTGCCATCTATACCATCTTCGCCCGCTTCGAACGTACCATTGTTCCGTCACCAGATTCAACACCAGAACCCTCAGGAGATCTACCAGAGGCAACAAAATGAGGCTCAGTTCCAGAACTCCCAACAGTTATTCGCTCAGCAACAGCAGCTACAACAAACACAGTTGCAAAGAGATAGAGCTGCAGCGAGGGCTCAGGCGCAGAGGCTCGCGCAAGCACCGCAACCCCAGAGGGCCGCAGCTGGCCCTCAGTACTACTATGTTGCGCCGCGTGGTGAATCTGCCTCTTCAGGGCAGATTGACGCCTTCCTTAGAGGGCATGGCATCCAGTTCTAGTTTCTCTATTAGTAGAATATCTTTGAGctaggtaaaaataaaactatcgaCCAATTTTGGCCTAGGTCACATCCAATCCATTATTAATGTCATCCATAAACGATTTTATGACGGTATAATCTCCATTAGTAAGTACATGTATACAGACAGCACCGGTCTCAAGATATTTGTAGTCATTAGGTTGGTTACGCTTAATATACGTGTTcttctttattttgtttttgttattgtacCTACTTTGATGGATGGATGACCTCTAAGCTGATGACTGATATTTTAATCTTTCATATTACCGTAAATATCGCTCGAAAGGCCATATCCGATTAAGTTAAGagctaacaataaaaaaacactcacaattatttaattgtaaataactAGTCCAGCAGGGCTACGATGGacggctgtctatcatttgtcaccatacctgtcacgctctaacaaatacgtaattgcgaaagtgacgcatgatatgacaagtgacaaaaacacgactgCTGTTGCTTAAATTTTTGTCCCAAACTGTAAGGTTCTtagctttaattttaaaattttcttgaAAACTTTGAAGCTATCTACTATTGTTGTTTCTGTtaattttttgtatagaaattaTTAATGCAACGATTATCTTGGTatgacaaaatttaaaataatattgtggGAGGTTTTTGGTGTCAGTTCTTAGTTTAGATCACATTTTTAATGTTTGAGTACAATTAATTGGTCGATACGATGGAAGTATGTTATGACAATGGAGTCTGTCAAATTCAATACGTATATGTATGAGGTATatcccaatatcaatattttttttttttttaaaccaataatattttttaccaacaTTCAAATCTTGAAAATTTCCTCCGTCGGACTTCTAAGTTCGATTTagaatcattattttttataaacacaaTCTTCAAATGGGGGTGTATTGACAGACTCCTGATGATACGTTGCGTGGCCGCACTGTACATATGTGACGCTGTGTCTAATCagtacctaatcgtaattttatagtcataagtataaaatgtaaaaatctgCGCGTTAAGTCGACGACGCGCGGATTGATGTAAAAATCTGAGTAGtatgttttgtaatttttgttttaatattaaattatattttttacaacctatttggttttttttcaaatgaagtGTGTGTGAAGTTTCAAGTGAAGTGAAATTTGACTTGAAATACACATCTTAGCCGGCTAAGGGTCACATCCTCCCATTtcgattttatgtttatttttgataGTTTGTTCAGTGATAACTGAACTGATGACTAAGGATCCGAAAATCCAATTAAAAAGGAACAAACGTTATCAATTTTTCAAATTTCTTCATTTTGGACTGATTATGATACctgaaaatacaaaagaaataaaaaccggtcaagagcatgtcgggccacgctcagtgtagggttccgtagttactcttacgtcacaataagctaaactggagcttaaagtatagtaaattgttaaccaagggatgaaacggtacctttcacccgagttaaacaaataggcaaatttgcataatcagtacctaattaaagtaagtctttttactatgaaaggaaaactttttgcgataactcaaaaacagctaaactgatcatgtccgctatagttttcatttaatgtctttcttaagctctacttccacgatttttttcatattttttggacctatggttcaaaagttagaggggggggacacaatttttttttctttcggagcgattatctccgaatatattcactttatcaaaaaatgtttcttaaaaacccctattagttttgaaagacctttccaacgatacctcacactctagggttgaagcgaaaaaaaaatttcacccccactttacgtgtaggggaggtaccctaaaaaaaattaaatttttagattttattgtacgactttgtcggct
The nucleotide sequence above comes from Cydia pomonella isolate Wapato2018A chromosome 2, ilCydPomo1, whole genome shotgun sequence. Encoded proteins:
- the LOC133515542 gene encoding paternally-expressed gene 3 protein-like, which encodes MAAKFYVVCLLVATGLAAGARPRPRLQVQPQEYEYKPQAQERASNDQVVLVSADEYDALYRADDRLDEYEPRGAPRGPARLKTQPQEPKQPPVQTIRNYNKVNDDGSFTFGYEAADGSFKEETRGTDCVVRGKYGYVDPDGNKREFTYVSGNPCDPNKPNEEEEPEAPAPDSAERDDGVPNYPTRPIHRPTTTRPTTTYFQNDFRDADEDEAEEEPLQHIRQRVVQRPTPRRPSYQSQQIAITPRPVPVTTPRALPPATTFRPQLVQVTAKPQYSPEPEYSPSPIPNYSASPAPAAYSPSPAPAVITTARPSSGQIDFAAEFAKFHRENQIQSTASTATNGPSKAAVAQAPSGNPLYSTELVYDPSSGSYNTQLFQSLPQTKGGELNLNQRLQPYVAQPQLQQQRPFIPSPQLPSIPSSPASNVPLFRHQIQHQNPQEIYQRQQNEAQFQNSQQLFAQQQQLQQTQLQRDRAAARAQAQRLAQAPQPQRAAAGPQYYYVAPRGESASSGQIDAFLRGHGIQF